One window of Mucilaginibacter inviolabilis genomic DNA carries:
- a CDS encoding FAD-binding oxidoreductase gives MEQIVRILDIHNVTHNVKQFIVEKPDGFTFTPGQATELSINQPQWEGQRNPFTFTCLADQHYLEFTIKIYNDHPGVTNHLGELEVGDELILREAWGAIEYKGPGYFIAGGAGITPFIAILRHLNQQGAIADNKLFFSNKTDQDIILADELKGILGENALFTITNQKDSTHDQRRINEDFLKAEVKDFNKHFYVCGPDAMVQEITGILEKLGAKADAVIFEK, from the coding sequence ATGGAACAAATTGTGAGAATACTGGATATCCATAACGTAACCCATAACGTTAAACAGTTTATAGTAGAAAAGCCCGATGGTTTTACATTTACACCGGGGCAGGCAACAGAACTATCCATCAATCAACCGCAATGGGAAGGGCAACGGAACCCTTTTACGTTTACCTGTCTTGCCGACCAGCATTACCTGGAGTTTACCATTAAAATATACAATGATCATCCGGGTGTTACCAATCACCTCGGCGAACTGGAAGTAGGCGATGAACTGATACTGCGTGAAGCCTGGGGAGCTATTGAATATAAAGGGCCAGGATACTTTATTGCCGGCGGTGCCGGTATTACGCCATTTATAGCCATATTGAGGCATCTTAACCAACAAGGTGCTATAGCGGATAATAAACTCTTCTTCTCTAATAAAACCGATCAGGATATTATCCTGGCCGATGAATTGAAAGGCATATTGGGCGAAAACGCTTTATTTACCATAACTAATCAAAAAGACAGCACGCATGATCAGCGCCGTATTAACGAAGACTTTTTAAAAGCCGAAGTAAAGGACTTTAACAAGCACTTTTATGTTTGCGGCCCCGATGCCATGGTGCAGGAAATAACCGGGATATTGGAAAAACTGGGAGCAAAAGCCGATGCTGTTATTTTTGAAAAGTAA
- a CDS encoding ATP-binding cassette domain-containing protein yields the protein MSIRVESLSKVYGTQKAVDSISFSAAPGVLGFLGPNGAGKSTTMKILTCFIPQTSGSASVCGFDVIAQPLEVRRRIGYLPESNPLYLDMYVKESLGFIAGIHKVQDPEKRIAAIIEQTGLGPEQHKKIGQLSKGYRQRVGLAQAILHNPDVLILDEPTSGLDPNQLIGIRQLILELGKTKTIILSTHIMQEVEAACNKVIIINKGKIVADDTLQGLRQKNNDHTLEQIFISLTGDN from the coding sequence ATGAGTATCCGGGTTGAGTCGTTGTCAAAAGTTTACGGGACACAAAAAGCGGTTGATAGTATCAGCTTTAGTGCAGCGCCTGGTGTGCTGGGTTTTTTAGGTCCTAATGGTGCTGGTAAATCAACCACCATGAAAATCCTCACCTGCTTTATTCCTCAAACTTCAGGTTCGGCATCGGTTTGCGGATTTGATGTTATAGCACAACCATTGGAAGTTCGCAGGCGCATTGGTTACCTGCCCGAGAGCAATCCGCTGTACCTGGATATGTATGTGAAAGAATCATTGGGCTTTATTGCCGGTATTCATAAGGTACAAGACCCCGAAAAACGCATAGCTGCTATTATTGAACAAACAGGCCTGGGGCCCGAACAGCATAAAAAAATAGGACAGCTTTCAAAAGGCTATCGTCAAAGGGTAGGACTGGCGCAAGCTATATTACATAACCCGGATGTGCTGATATTGGACGAGCCCACCTCCGGACTCGATCCTAACCAACTCATTGGTATCCGCCAGTTGATACTGGAACTGGGGAAAACAAAAACCATCATCCTGTCTACCCATATTATGCAGGAAGTAGAGGCCGCATGTAATAAGGTAATTATTATTAATAAAGGTAAAATTGTAGCCGATGATACCCTGCAGGGGCTTCGTCAAAAAAATAATGATCATACCCTGGAGCAGATATTTATATCACTTACCGGTGACAATTAA